Genomic segment of Syngnathus acus chromosome 10, fSynAcu1.2, whole genome shotgun sequence:
AAGatgcttttcctttttcttttcctcaacATTGATTGGTGGGCTTTCAACTAGGTTATTTTGTAGTCtgtgaaaaaatatatcttcATGTACCATTTTAATCCCACTAAAGGACAACAACGCAATAACAATATTAATGTATTCCCCAAAGCACAGAAATATTAAGTGTGTTTTAAACACATATCTAAACCTTTAAAAGACCtgacatttaaacacaaaGAGTCCTAACATCTTAAATACGCAGTATTTATAGTATTAATATAGTATTAAGTACtactatatacagtacatttcaGTATAAATTTTATTTCCATGCCTGCAACTCAAAAAAGAAAGGATggcaataaatatttgaagtaAAGCACTatacagctcagtggcctagtggtagagtgtccgccctgagactggaaggttgtgggttcaaaccccggccgggtcataccaaagactataaaaatgggacccattgcctccctgcttggcactcagcattaagggttggaattggggggttagatcaccaactgattcccgagcgcggcaccgctgctgctcactgctcccctctcccccaggggatggattaaaatcacacggggatgggttaaatgcagaggacaaatttcaccacacccaggtgtgtgtgtgacgatcattgggactttaatctttaatctttttaatctTTATAGGCCTCTCAGCCCTAAATTTCAAGTAACAATGAACAGGGAAATTAGGCCTAACTTTCAAGTAAATCAGAATAGGAGGATTTTGCATGTTACATTGCGTAACATTTGAAATTCCTGCAGTTTGCCTACTATGCAGTAATAAAATGCTGCCAGCCAGGTTCTGCACGTCTCATTTCCGCACGGAGCATTCTTGCGTCAAGCATAAACCGAGCTTCACCGTCAATCGTAAATCCAACATGACCGctgttcaaattgtttttggatgaGCAAGTGTCCCGCCTACTCACGTAACTGCCTTTTATTGAGTTGAGTGGACAACTACTTCGCCGTGATTCTGTCCAACAGTGACCATTTGCTGTctgaattagaaaaaaatacaatatcatACATATTGTAAACTATTTTGTCCCAAAATTAtcatttggtttgttttgtaatgttaCATAACTTTACAGCTTTTCTCCCTATACTTGAGAatagcttgaaaaaaaaaaatcacaaatatttgaattccaaaatgcagaaacaaaaagtagtcttgtattttttgtggcattcgaaaattattttaaaaagtaaaatgcgGTACATTTTGTGTCACAACCTTTTGGGGTAATTACTGCatgacatgattttttttaaatcgctTAATAAGACCTGTCCGCAAGCAATTTGACCAACTCCAACGGTCTCAACAGTTTACCGTGCTTCCGCCAGACTGTTGCTTTGGTTTGGATGAGGGTTTACACAGAAATTCTTGATAGtccaagataaaaaaaattcttaatgATTTATGGGTTTTAGCGATTGTGTCACGCACGTGTACTGACAATTTTAGCGTACCATGTCCATTGGTGATCATCCGTAAAGGAATATTTTAAAGGGACATTGTGCGACGAAACATGTATGTGCTATTTGGCTGAGTAcacaaattatattaaaaaatgtggGAAATAATTCATTAACAAGAGAGAGGTCATGGATTTTCACATGCTTTCTAAAATGCAAATGGATATTGCGTATCATATGTTTCTTGAACCATTTGACGGAAGTTACATACCCATTAAAACTGAAGATGGGCATATGACACGGTGGCGGAAGAGGCGTCCGCCTCCGATCGTAGAACAAACAGGCAGCAGTGCAAGCTATCGAGaaaaccaatttaaaaaacacttgAGACAATCAAGAATTTACAAGTTAACTGAGGCGTTGTGGACCCAAATTCAGGGAAGTAGATGAAACCAAACATCAAGTACAAGTGCAGGGTGGACTCAACCAAGctattaacaaaaaaaatattagcaaGGATAGTGCTGCCAAACTCAGATACAAAATTAACAACAtcccacaaaacaaaatctaaaTTCAAAGCCCCAAAAAAAGACTAGTAAACAAAAACTAACAATGACTGGCCAATGATCCAACAAAGATTGCAAACCACTTATTTTTTGATGTAccgtgatttatttttttaagtttgaccTATAAAAGCGGATTTTACCATGTGTTGTAACTCATACCTGTgacctttcaaaaaaaaatccacctgttgctGAAACTAACTCTTGATTACAAACATTactaaatatattgttattttattattattattattaattttattattattattaatattattattattattaatcagATCAAAAACATTACCTGGAAATGTTTAAATGATCAGTGTTATCCTATGGAACATGTATTGGTTCTCCTGTGATTGTGCATGTGGTTGTAAGTGTTTTGAGTTCTCAGCTGGCAGGTGCCTGCGAACACGTGTTTACGTCTTGCTcccatttgatttgtttccatgaaacgatCTTAACGAAGCAGTATGAAGATGACAAAGTCGCCATTCACTCTTAGGCCAGACCGAATACAACCTGACACGTCTGGCCCGTTGCGAGTCTATTCATTCCTCGATCGCACCTATCACTACTGCCCAAAGTGCCAATTTGAAGGAGCATTTGGGGAATATAACTCATGTTGTACGTGCCTTGAGGTTGTCACAGAAATGAAGCACAAAGGTGTAAAGAACTGCTTGAGCCTCGCCGTGGCTCCTGGCAGCATGCTGGCACAGTCCCGGCTGCAGGAATGCTGTTGCCCATCTGTCAACATGGAGCTGCCTTAGCTGGCAGATACCACAGAGAGGATTTTGTTACCTGGCTCTGGGTGCATTTCAGAAGCTGGCCTAGAAGTAGCGTTAGGCCTTGGAGCTCCAGGAAGATTGTGAGCTTGAATAAGAAGTGTGTGCAAGAGCTCATCTGTCTAGTAAATACAGTTGTTTACTTCAGGCGGACTTTATTGAgctataaaacaacaaatatagAGCTGTGCTGCGAGCTCATCTCACTCTCACACATTCTCCTTCACTTCCTTGCTTAAAAACCTAGCATGAATGCTCTTCTCTATCACATGGCAGGGCAAGTGGCCACAAGGTGGCGCAAATTCCCAGGCAAACTCTATACAAAGCAGCTGTCCCGCAAGCGGGATTCTGGAATGTTGAACAATTTGCGGGGTTTTGCGCCATCATGTGGCCACTTGGCCAGTCAGGTACACCGTTAAAAAATTAGTTCCTGGAGATTTTAATAACATTATGACATTTACCATTTCAGGCTAAGGGACATTTTGCAACAGGATTGGGATGCCTTCACTTTTGACTCAAAAGCATGCTACCTCGGGCTAAGATCCCACCACTGACCCGCTTTGAAGTAGTTTTCCAGTATTAAACTTATTTTGCTTGGCTTCTAAAGTCAACTCGTGCAATGAAAGTAGTTGTATATGTTTGCAGTGAAATGGTTAATAATTGAcctaacaatgaaatgtaaacaatctTATCATTTGTTTCTGACACTTTGGGCTATAAACacaaccggagtcaaattggCCAAGGGACAATAATGTTTTCctgacaaatgaaaacaatggtGGGTGGGGGTTAAAGAACATAACATTTCAGAGTCAATATACGGAGAAGTAAATGTACAGATTACAATCCAAATCATACCGCATCATGTGTCAAACATGGCCAAGGCGACGCTATAGGTTGGTAGCCTTGGCTAATGATCGCTGCTAATCCAACAAGATCACTTTTGTTAACTGATAACTGTTGACAGACGGAAAATAATGTGGGTTTTGAGGTGTATAGGCAAGTCGCAAGTTGATACTTtttgaaagcaaagaaaaatagacATTAGCATAAGCAACTCCAAAGCATAAACTCAAAATTTAGCGAAATCCAAGAGCCGATTTTTCATCCATCATTGAAGTGACAGTTGTGTTTACTCACCCTCCCAAAATGACTGTTATATAATACTGTTTTATATTATTGATATATTAGTTCAAAATAAGAAGAAATGCTTTCATTTTCTAAATACTTCTCGACTGAACTGTAATAATGTGAGTCCGGTAACGCACATCTTGTTGACTGTCAGTGCTGTGAGTTTCCCTGCCTGTCAAAGCAACAGGAACTGGAACAGACTTGATTCTGTCAGACACAGTGCGCGTGCCAAGATGACGACACCGTGTTCGATGTTCTAAATTGCCACCCAATTAAAGAGTGGTGGTGAAAATGGGTGTGGAGCAAGTCAAcagtgtgcgtttgtgtgcagACCTCAAACTTGATGGAAACTATAGATGCCCATCCTTGACCAAACACGTGCACAGACACCAGTGGTCAGCTttaaatagacaaacaaccattcacacttacatacacacctatggacaattAAGAGGCCTGAATGAACCTCATAGGCATGTTTTGGCATGTGTTAGGAAGCCAGAGGACCGGGAGGAATACGCCACCATTCAACCGAGAGGCGGATGTGATAACCATTAAAAGCCAGTATGCTTTCttccattattattttgaataacCTTATCTGAATTCCTATGTTTGAGTAGTTCAACAATGGGTATAACATATGTGCCACATAACCACTATATACTGTACAAATATGTCGTTGCATTGGTTTCAACATAGTACTATTCTAATATAGTGCTGCCTTCTTGTGGTCAAAGTATGTACAGACTTTTCAACCATCACTgagccaaacaaaaaacacaaagctggcaaatactaaaaaaaagtgtggatGAACAGGCAGGAGTCTAGCCATCATGTTACCATTTCTACGATTGTTCATTATAAACTTTTGAGCATGAGCCTCCTATAATATTCAACCGATCCTCTTCATTGTGGCCACGGACTTAAATAACAAATTCAAAGCAAAGATCCTTTGATTTTAGTCTTTCAAATGTGaatagtgtattttttttatttccatagtGAAAACATCCATATTATTTTAGTGTTGTAAGGAAACCAAGACATTCATGGTTGGATCATGTCATTGAACTGAAAACTGACCAACATATTCTCTATATTTGACAGGTTTTGAACCCAAAACTAACCCGTAGTCATTAATAAACTTTAACTGTGCTGGGTGCAATTTGAAATCTCTAAATCCTTTGAATCCACTTGGTCCACATGCTCTTGGTTGATCTCGACTGCGTGCAACCATGACGACACGACGCTCACCATGGGTATCGCTGTAGTGCAGGCCTTTGGATTCTTCGCCGACTTCAAAAACACCATCGTGTTACGCCTTCATGAAGGAGAACTTCAAGAAGAGCTGCGTCTCGCAGTGCATGCGGCAGCCTGCCACAGACCATCACCAGTCTTTAGGGGGGCACATTAAATCCACGGGGGGATAATTATTACCCTAAAAAGACTGGCAGGCGTAGTTCGAATGCAACAGTACAAACAGTACATGCATGCTTCGAACCTACTTTGCGGCAAGATACGTTGTCGCTTCGTTATATTGCCATCAATTCAACAAAATACCATTGTTTCTTTATATTATTAATGTTTCAATGATGAACAAACCAACACTAACATTTCTTAACTCAAAAATATAAACTATGATCATAGGAAACTTCTGCTACTCCTTCACTGATTCAGATAAATGAGTTGTTTTAACACAAGGTTGTTGGCCCAACAGCATTCGAGGCCAACTCAGGATGATTCCTATTGAATACAAACAAGTGTTTGTCTTCCCTTGCTCGTCTCCAGTTCCCCTCATTCAATTCACTTCCGTTGTCAGACAACATTGGTACATTATTGTGGGCTATGACTGGATGTGATTGTGTCTTCCCtcaagaaagaaataaaataggcccacaaacatttgtacacaacatTGGTGAAGTCATATTAAAAATTTGGTCCTTGGGGTCAATTTGACTCCAGGCACATTTACcttaagaaaataatttacagAATTTTATTGCCCACGTTTTTGTGAATGTCTCTTTGTTTATTGGTTGAATACATaactacagtaatccctcgtttttcGCTCGGGTTACGTTCAGAAAAGAACCCATGATAGGTGAAATCCGTGAAGTAGAactcttaattttttttttttaccattataCAGATATAACATTGAAACCAAAGGATATAACTTGTTTTCAGGCCCAAGCATTAGATTAACAAAGAGAAGTAAACACTTTCTACCAGATAActacagtaaaataataacTTTAATCATCAGTACGTACCTGCCTCTGCGGCCTGACTCCGCTGTGGTGTCTGTTTCATCTGAAGCCATAACAAtgcactgtgaaaaaaaaaatgcagcgaGGCCGTGAAAGGTGAACCGTGATATAGCATGGGATGACTGTAATCCCATGAAGATCATTGAGCTGACCTCTCTAGCGTCATCTCATCAGGTCAAATCTTTAAATaagaattaatttattttgacattccatccatccatccatcttcttccgcttatccggggttgggtcgcgggggcagcagcttcaggagggactcccagacttccctctccccagccacttcagccagctcatcccgggggttCCCAAGACGTTCCCAGGCCAACTGAGAgacagcgcgtcctgggtcgtccacggggtctcctaccggtgagacatgcccggaacacctccccagggaggcgtctaggaggcatcctgatgagatgcccgagccacctcatctggctcctctcaacgtggaggagcagcggctctactgcgagtctctcccggatgaccgagcttctcaccttatctctaagggagagcccagacaccctgcggaggaaactcatttcggccgcttgcatcctggatctcgttctttcggtcacgacccatagctcgtgaccataggtgagggtaggagcatagatcgaccagtaaattgagagctttgccttttggctcagctcgctcttcaccacgacagaCCGGTAGAGtgcgcattactgccgacgctgcaccgatctgcctgtcgatctcgcactccatcctgccctcactcgtgaactagaccccaagatacttgaactcctccacttggggcaggatctcatctcCGATCCGGAgggggcattccacccttttccgaccgaggaccatggactcggatttggaggtgctgaccctcatcccgaccgcttcacactcggctgcgaaccgctccagtgagagctggagatcacagcttgaagaagccaacagcactacgttgtctgcaaaaagcagagacgcaacgctgaggtccccaaaccggacaccctcaacgcctcggctgcgcctagaaattctgtccataaaagttatgaacagaatcggtgacaaagagcagccttggcggagtccaacgctcactgggaacgagtccgacttactgccggaaatgcggaccaagcTCTGACATAGGTGATACAGTTGGcgcggcaccccgtactctcgaagcaccctccacagaacttcccgagggacacaGTCGAAcgaagtccacaaaacacatgtgtgaactcccatgccccctcgaggatcctgccgagggtgtagagctggtccacggccaggacgaaagccacactgctcctcctgaatccgaggttcgacctcccgacagaccctcctctccagcacccctgaacagaccttaccagggaggctgaggagtgtgatttctctgtagttggaacacaccctccggtcccccttcttaaagaggggaaccaccaccccagtctgccaatccagaggtaccgtccccgatgtccacgcgatgttgcagaggcgtgtcagccaggacagccccacaacatccagagcctttaaaaactccgggcggatctcatccacccctggggccttgcccccgaggagttttttaactacctcagtgacttcaatcccagagattggagagtccacctcagagtctccaggcccaaTGGAAGTtatgtcggtggaattgaggaggtcttcgaagtattctcccgaccgactcacgacgtcccaaGTCGAGgacagcagcacgccatctccactgtaaacagtgttgacggtgcactgcttccccctcctgagatgccggatggtggaccagaatctcctcgaagccgtccggaagtcattctccatggccttgccaaactcctcccacgcctgggtttttgcctcagcaaccgccgaagccgcattccgcttggccatccggtacctgtcagctgcctcctgAGTCCCACAGggcaaaacggcccgataggactccttcttcagcttgacggcatcccttaccgccagtgtccaccagcgggttcggggattgccgccacgacaggcaccttACGGCCACATCTACGGTCAGCTGCCTCATcaatggaggcacggaacatggtccactcgaactcaatgtcccccgcctcccccgggacatgggaaaagctctgccggaggtgggagttgaagctcttcttgacaggggattctgctagacgttcccagcagaccctcacagagcgtttgggtctgccaggtcggaccggcatcttcccccaccatcggagccaacccaccaccaggtggtgatcagttgacagctccgcccctctcttcacccgagtgtccaaaacatgcggccacAAATCCgttgacacgactacaaagtcgatcatcgaactgcggcctaggatgtcctggtgccaagtgcacacatggacacccttatgtttgaacatggtgttcattattgacaatccgtgtcgagcacagaagtccaataatagaacaccgctcgggttcagatcgggggggccgttcctcccaatcacgcccttccaggtctcactgtcattgcccacgtgagcattgacatttgacattttcatacAAATGTATTCCTCAACATTAAACCAACTGCAAGCAAGCACAGCCCCCGTTTGGTTGTTCGGACACATTCTAAcgtaggggtgtccaaacattgtgcaaggagggccagatttgatgaAGTGAAGGAGCCCGGGGACCGatagttttttcggacatttttaactacaaatatttcatgcaaatacacactgttgtaaaatacattttattgtcacaattgtctttatttttcaaatgacaaaataaccaaatataagccactcaggcagatgtgaacaactctaaaaacacaaattctgcctttcattcatatctgaagagtcagataacattgaacaaacagtatgaaataccttaaatttacatgagtttaaaattatttttgcctcatgaacattttaaacagtagttataagtaatgcaaagttgtctgttgttattaaaacttagaacaagtgaattttgctcttgtcatttacaatatctttcagaaagtaagtttgtgtcatgtctacaggttcataacatcaacagtattaacatggccttttcgtagcttgctttagtaatatttacttttgactcccagccccgcgtgaagaatcgctgttgtcaAGACACAAACCAAGCACCAGATACAACAAGGCATCGCACTCTCCTTTGGAGCGTGTGCGAGCAGTTCACATGTGAAACTGGCTACTGACTTTGCGTGATAACACGACGCACAATTGGAATTATTTTCAGTGGCTTTCCATCCCTTGTCCTGAAGAAAGGAAACATGCTTATGTTCCGATCTAAAGGTGGACAAGTGGTTTTGCACAATTCTGTTTGTGCAGAACATTCAGagaatgaaattgaaattgatttttttttggcctcCACGTGAAGTCGGATGCTCTGCAGTCTCACTGGCGGATTCCAGGATCCATATTTTCCatcaaacattttgtattcACCATTACGGAATGCAATGCTTTGGATTATCATCTTATCTGGCAAAGACGGGTCCCCCGACGCCACTCCCACTTCCCAGTCAGTGTTGTCTTTCACCTCAACGTCCCATATGTGCTTCCGCGGGACAAAAGGTGTACCCAGTACATTGCACCGCTTGAATCTCTCAGGATTGTTTGGAAGCTCCTGCTTTTTTCCAAACCTCACACTGGTTAGATCTTCAGACAGATCAAGCTCTTCACGGGCCGTGTTTGGGTCCAGAATGACGGGACTGTAGGAGACCATCTCCTTCATTCGTTCCCACACGCTGAACTTGAGGTTACCCACGTGTTTGGCTTCGTCCAGCATGGCTCCTTTGAGCTGCATGGGCTTGTCTGGCAGCTTCCGTTTATTGTTTTTCGGACTCTTGAAGTCCTTCAGGAGAATTGAGGTACATTGTAATTGCTTCTCTGTGGACTTGATATCAGCTGAGAGTGACAATGTCTTTTTGGAGATCCTTCAACTTATTCCTTATCTTCCGaatcttctttttctcttcctccttcaCAGCAGACAACTTGGCCTCCTCCTGAACCTTTAGGAAGTCACGAAGCTCCTTAAAATCTTTCTTAATCTTGGTTTCCACCTGCTCCCTCTGGATCTTGATATACTTTTCTTGGTCGTTGCAGTCCTTTTGAATCTTTTCATAATcttcaagttttgtttttgcatcctGCAGGTTGGCACGCAATTTGTCATTGAGagtctttttaaatgttttgatggTATCGAATTTGTCGCCAGCGTGGATTTGTTCACCTTTACAACTGTGGCACACAAGTTCCTTGTGGTTCAAACAATAGTGTGTGTATTTCTTCTTGTGCAAGCTGCATGTGTCCTCCTCAAACACATTGCTCAGATCTATCGGTGTAGCCATCGATCTACACCTTTtcctacaaaataaaacataaaacattcaCCGACGCGCTACGTAAACATGCCACGAAACAAAACGAAAATACAGTCCTGAAAGCTATCTTGCTAGATAGGGAAACGAGTAGAAAGGGGGCTGAATGGAAACGCGATCTTACAGTTCCTACTCGATATGCGCATTATACATCCGAAAAAGTTAGCACATGTTGAGTTCGAagagttttcttcttcttcggccATGTTCTCTTAATAATGCACACACTTGGTTGGTTGATTACTTTTCccgtttattttattgtccgCAACACAGGAGGGCACAAATACACGCACATCAAGTCTTGGATGCAGTTCGCGCTACATAACAACCCggaacaggaagtgaagtCGTCCATgatcaccaaaacaaaatcacctccaaaataaaacgacaatttaaaagaacatcttTCCACAACAAAAGATAAACCAACACATTCACTCAGGAGAACATAAATCCAACACCCCCCCTTGTTCTCATGCTGTTAACCCATAGCATCTTTTGCATTTCCAAAGAACCATTTTTGAAACTTTCTGAGTCTCACTTTTGTAACTGGTTTTGTTAGTATGTCTGCAGCCATTTCTTCTGATGGACAGTATTCAATGCAGATTTTCCCTTCATTTAACGCTTCTCGAATGAAGTGATATTTCACATCAATGTGCTTCGACCTCTGTCGGTTCACTGGATTTTTACTCAAAGCAATGGCCCCTTGGTTGTCCCCAAACAGTTTGGCACATGTGTACCTTTTTCTGTCCATCCCGTTTAACAGTTGGATTACGTACATGCATTCTTGAGTAGTGGTTGCAAGACCAATGTATTCGGCTTCACATGTCGAGAGTGCCACTGTAggctgtttctttgtcttccaGGATATTACTGGTCCCTCTTTAGTAAGTGCAAAACAGTACCCTGTTGTACTGCGTCTATCTTTTACAGAGGATGCCCAGTCAGAGTCACTGTAAGCAATTAGATCTAGGTCCTCACTGCTTTTCTTAAAGATCAGTTCAAAATCATTTGTGCCTTTTAGGTATCTGAGgacttgttttgctgttactAAGTCCTCTCTCGTGGGTTGAGCTAGTGTTTGAGATAGTCTGCTAACAACCCAGCTTATATCTGGTCTCGTACACGTCATGGCATATATCAGACTGCCCACTATTTCTCTATACTCCCTTGGGTTAACTGTCCCATTTGTATCACTTCCTCCACTTATAGTAGTGTCCGTTTTTAATTCACACGGTGTGGATCTGGGTTTACATTCTGACATCCCAAAACGTTCCAACATTCTTTGAATGTACCTCTTCTGATTCATCCTGATTTCAGCCTCTTTTTGTATAAACTGGATACCAAGAAAACTGGATATTTTCCCCAGGTCTTTCATGTTAAACTTTGACCTCATTGTTTCTTTGAATATGTTCAGCATGTTCATATTGCTAGCCGCAATGATCAAGTCATCTACCCAGATGATAACCAGCAGAGTTTCATGGTCAATGTCTTTCCTGTATACACAGTGATCAGAAAGGTTTCtttcaaagtcattttgttcAAGGTAGTCATTCAAGAGTTTGTACCAGTTTCTCCCTGATTGTTTTAACCCGTAAAGGGATTTCTTTAATTTGTACACCAAATTTTCTCCTGACTCTGTTTGCTCAAAACCTTCTGGTTGGTCCATGTATATTTCTTCCTCAATGGGAGCATGCAAATATGCAGTTTTAACATCCATTTGGTGGATAATAAGATCATTCTGGACTGATATTTGCATTAGGGTTCGTACAGATGTCATGTTTGCTGTTGGTGCAAATGTCTCGTGGTAGTCTATT
This window contains:
- the LOC119129521 gene encoding LOW QUALITY PROTEIN: tripartite motif-containing protein 35-like (The sequence of the model RefSeq protein was modified relative to this genomic sequence to represent the inferred CDS: inserted 2 bases in 1 codon); its protein translation is MATPIDLSNVFEEDTCSLHKKKYTHYCLNHKELVCHSCKGEQIHAGDKFDTIKTFKKTLNDKLRANLQDAKTKLEDYEKIQKDCNDQEKYIKIQREQVETKIKKDFKELRDFLKVQEEAKLSAVKEEEKKKIRKIRNKLKDLQKDIXSLSADIKSTEKQLQCTSILLKDFKSPKNNKRKLPDKPMQLKGAMLDEAKHVGNLKFSVWERMKEMVSYSPVILDPNTAREELDLSEDLTSVRFGKKQELPNNPERFKRCNVLGTPFVPRKHIWDVEVKDNTDWEVGVASGDPSLPDKMIIQSIAFRNGEYKMFDGKYGSWNPPVRLQSIRLHVEAKKKSISISFSECSAQTELCKTTCPPLDRNISMFPFFRTRDGKPLKIIPIVRRVITQSQ